A genomic region of Trypanosoma brucei brucei TREU927 chromosome 3, complete sequence contains the following coding sequences:
- a CDS encoding 26S proteasome regulatory non-ATPase subunit (similar to GP:18463049: proteasome regulatory non-ATP-ase subunit 1 {Trypanosoma brucei} (PMID:11854272) (PMID:12213827)) gives MSDNRKAVDVTVLSEDPKKKENEKKAREAESLKMSEEDERIKGQVELLVTRVGDSNTELAAVAVDQLIDLLRTHTSGSVASVPKPLKYVRSMYGQLERVQKETTNPKLAVRLHDVLSFVAMTIEFPDGQRPALEHKLLGTQDDLAHWGHEYLRFLAGCISTEWKERVSKGESVVHLDGFIQQIVSYMVKHQDEPTAVDLLMEVENIKAIIPFIDGHNHRRIASYLAAASKYLTRPMDTEALRVVYDIYVKMESYTEALFVALQLGDRAAVENLFKMCEKSSVSLQMALSCARYRFFLPNDNEEQGILSSANGNMKLSELYRHVATELDAMTPLTPEDIFKTGLDGKQSSSASDSSFKLACSFASGLVNCGYGKDMYLTGEEATWPSEQTDNRLFATTSMLGLIHLWDHADGLLEIEKYLHSDTVNIRAGACLATGISLCGVSHPYDPALGLLNDFVCAPHKEVRIGAILGLGYAYAGSMREEIRELLVPILIDGEQTMEVQCLTALALSMVFVGSTDEGMVETITHILLEMPEKDLKESATCYIILALGCLFLGRQEAADTLLDTLQTSSPIIRRYAEIVVRSCAYAATGNVVVIQNFFHAIAENDEPEDTEVPAAEGDGNGQQQKKNRQQQSTENAAHLNYKAAAVLGIALVALGEDIGTEMAKRSIIHTLLVDTVSKGEANISGRHAIPLAYALLSASNPGMQVVETLNRLSHDSDMLTAINAIVAMGVVAAGSNNARVVSKLRNLALYYQKDRFASYLFSVRLAQGFTMMGRGHLTLSPLLNDRSLVSPTALMGLLVFLHSALNFEEIILGKYSYMVSSIAPSINPRMVLAVDDQMEVVKDGVQVRVGLPVDTVAVAGKPKSITGFQTQTTPTLISVTDKVEVASQKYRPVASVVEGTFVVEEKPNME, from the coding sequence ATGTCGGACAACAGAAAAGCAGTGGACGTTACCGTTCTGTCAGAGGATCctaagaagaaagaaaatgagaagaaagCACGTGAGGCTGAGTCGCTGAAGATgagtgaagaggatgaaCGCATAAAAGGCCAAGTTGAACTTCTTGTTACGCGCGTGGGCGACAGCAACACTGAGTTGGCAGCGGTTGCGGTTGATCAACTGATTGATTTGCTGCGGACGCACACAAGCGGCAGCGTGGCATCGGTTCCAAAACCACTCAAGTATGTCCGCTCCATGTACGGGCAATTGGAGAGGGTTCAGAAAGAGACTACTAACCCTAAGCTCGCTGTTCGCCTCCACGACGTACTTTCTTTCGTGGCTATGACCATTGAGTTCCCTGATGGCCAGCGTCCGGCTCTAGAGCACAAATTGCTAGGTACTCAAGATGATCTCGCCCATTGGGGTCACGAGTATCTCCGCTTCCTCGCCGGGTGCATTAGTACAGAGTGGAAGGAACGTGTTAGCAAAGGAGAAAGTGTCGTCCACTTGGATGGCTTTATTCAACAAATTGTGAGCTATATGGTGAAACACCAGGATGAACCTACAGCCGTCGACCTCCTTATGGAAGTGGAGAACATCAAAGCAATCATTCCATTTATTGATGGTCACAACCACAGGCGTATTGCATCTTACTTGGCTGCTGCGAGTAAGTATTTAACTCGTCCAATGGACACTGAGGCTCTCCGTGTGGTGTATGATATTTATGTAAAAATGGAATCGTACACGGAGGCTCTCTTTGTAGCCTTGCAGTTAGGTGATCGTGCTGCCGTGGAGAACCTCTTCAAAATGTGCGAGAAGTCTTCTGTAAGCTTGCAAATGGCGCTGAGTTGTGCGCGCTATAGGTTTTTCCTTCCAAACGACAATGAGGAACAAGGAATTCTCTCTAGTGCTAACGGTAATATGAAACTTTCAGAGCTGTATCGTCACGTCGCAACGGAGCTTGATGCTATGACTCCGCTGACACCCGAGGATATATTTAAGACAGGTCTTGACGGGAAGCAGTCCAGCAGTGCCTCTGACAGCTCCTTCAAACTTGCATGTTCCTTCGCTAGTGGTCTCGTAAACTGTGGATATGGTAAGGATATGTATTTGACAGGTGAGGAAGCCACGTGGCCCAGTGAGCAAACTGATAACCGCCTCTTCGCAACAACATCCATGTTGGGGCTTATTCATCTATGGGATCACGCGGACGGTCTACTGGAAATTGAAAAATACCTCCACTCAGATACTGTCAATATCAGAGCCGGTGCTTGCCTGGCCACTGGTATTTCCCTATGCGGGGTGAGCCATCCCTACGACCCTGCTCTTGGACTCCTCAACGATTTTGTGTGTGCCCCGCATAAAGAGGTCAGGATTGGTGCTATTCTTGGCTTAGGTTACGCTTATGCAGGGTCGATGCGGGAGGAAATAAGGGAATTGTTGGTACCAATCCTTATCGATGGCGAACAAACAATGGAGGTTCAGTGTTTGACAGCGCTTGCACTTTCAATGGTTTTCGTCGGCTCCACAGACGAGGGGATGGTCGAGACGATAACGCATATTCTTTTGGAGATGCCAGAAAAGGACCTAAAGGAATCCGCCACCTGCTACATTATCCTTGCACTGGGCTGCCTGTTTCTTGGACGGCAAGAAGCTGCTGATACTCTTCTGGACACTTTGCAAACATCTTCACCTATTATAAGACGTTATGCAGAGATCGTAGTGCGTAGCTGCGCCTACGCGGCAACAGGGAACGTGGTTGTCATCCAGAACTTCTTTCACGCAATCGCCGAGAACGATGAGCCTGAAGATACTGAGGTTCCTGCGGCCGAGGGCGACGGAAATGgtcaacagcagaaaaaaaaccgacAGCAGCAGTCCACAGAGAATGCAGCGCATTTAAACTATAAGGCCGCTGCAGTACTTGGTATTGCATTGGTTGCCCTTGGAGAGGATATTGGAACAGAGATGGCCAAGCGTTCAATCATTCATACACTTCTCGTCGACACGGTGAGCAAAGGTGAGGCAAATATATCGGGCAGGCATGCCATACCCCTGGCGTACGCATTGCTTTCAGCATCCAACCCCGGTATGCAGGTCGTAGAGACACTCAACCGCCTCTCACACGACAGCGACATGCTCACTGCAATAAATGCTATTGTGGCCATGGGTGTAGTGGCTGCAGGAAGTAACAACGCCAGGGTTGTGAGCAAACTACGGAACCTCGCTTTATATTACCAGAAAGATCGCTTCGCTTCTTATCTTTTCTCGGTGAGACTTGCGCAGGGGTTTACAATGATGGGTAGGGGCCATTTAACCCTTTCCCCATTGTTGAATGACCGTTCACTGGTTTCCCCCACGGCACTCATGGGGTTGCTTGTATTTTTACACAGCGCTCTGAACTTCGAGGAAATCATCCTCGGTAAGTACAGCTATATGGTCTCCAGTATTGCTCCCAGCATTAACCCGCGCATGGTGCTTGCAGTTGATGATCAGATGGAAGTTGTTAAAGATGGCGTGCAGGTGCGCGTGGGATTGCCTGTTGATACCGTCGCTGTTGCTGGGAAACCGAAATCCATCACAGGTTTCCAGACTCAAACCACACCAACGCTTATTAGCGTCACAGACAAGGTAGAGGTTGCCTCTCAGAAGTACAGGCCGGTTGCCAGCGTTGTGGAGGGTACATTTGTTGTGGAAGAGAAACCAAATATGGAGTAG